The following DNA comes from Populus trichocarpa isolate Nisqually-1 chromosome 19, P.trichocarpa_v4.1, whole genome shotgun sequence.
TCATTTCAATATCATACCAcatgattcttcttctttttgttgttgatttttaggCACATCTGGGGAAGCAGCTCATAGCAAGGTGGTCTTTTCCCCCCAGAAGTTGATTTCAGACCTGAACACCTGCCGCCTAATGCCAAAGGACTTGTGGTTTGGATAACTGAAGCCAAGGCGTGTCACATTTCTATGGTTTTCTCGGGATCCAATTAGCGGGAACCAAAAAAGCACAGGCAGCCTtcaaatcgattaaaaaaaaaaaaaacccacattcAGACATGTTTATGCATACCTCATGTACAGGTTTTATCCAAGGAAGGACTGCAGTTTCTAGCTCTGCTGCCAACACTCCGCCCTAATGTCAGAGTCATTGCTGAACGTGGAAATTGGTAAGCTTTGTTTACTGATTATTCACCAATCATTTAGTCCCATTTACCATTTTGATGACTCTCGTTCCGTTCTTCAAAACTCGAATTCGTTGCACGCTGCAGGTCTTAATGTTATAAGCTTAATTTCACCATGCATCCACAGTTTCATATTGCAATCAGTGAAGTCTCAGAATGATTGAACCCTGCAAGTTGCCAGTTCGTTTTCCAGCAAACCATCATTTGCCATGTCAAGCAATGCTTATGAAACAATAATGATAATCTTCTTggtatcaaaaaaatcaaactatgcGTCTAGAGGTATTttcacatttgtttttgttaattccaTCACCATCAAAggcaatttcatcttttaaggtccattaattgattcttttaatGGATAAAGTTATTGGCAAGTTAGAGGTGATCGTGCATTGTGTTCAGCTGAGGCACTGACTTGGACTGACATCAACAGACATGATTGTATCCTTATTAGTCTATTAGCCGAGTTTATCATCGAGCAAGAACTATACCATTACAATAAATTACTCTGTTGTTTAACAGACTATGCAGGACACTACCCAAAAATCCTTCATGTACTAACTAAGTCCAGTAAAACAAACATAATACATCTCATCAACACATTATACGACGTTCAATGATCTTTCACAGTGGCTTTAGGCTCACAACCCATCAAAACATATACCTAATCTTTTAAGAAATAGGTATATACATACTATTACAATAAACTTTCAAGGAAAGTCCAATCTCACTAttgtattcctttttttttttttttctagagtaTAGTTTAACCATTTCAATTTCGTCCTATCACTAGATTCTCTCTTGCCATTATAGTCTAATAACATTTACACATAATCTAATAACGTTTTATCATCttgaaattaaggaaaaatcaAGATGGTTAGTTTAGAATGCTTGACCCCAAAATATTCTGCCGGCTCCAATTCATTGATGGTTTTGGTCTCCACATACTCCAAGCAATGGACAAACTAGTCCAATTAACTCGTATCAAATCCTTGCATGGTTTCCCGAAGTTATGCTTTTCTTTTAGTGAGAGGACCATTGCTGGATTGAAGAGGTCATTGTTTAACTGACACAAGTAGATAGTCAAACTTTCCTCGTATAAAGCCAGCAAACTTCTATAGTTTTGGGATTAAATAACAGCATGAGAATCAAGCTACATAAGCcatataaattaattcttagaatacagtttaaactattaaattaaaactatcATAATAGCCTAGCCCAAaaaaattcacttaaaaaatatattaaagagcAACATCACCTTATAATTTTGAGTTGGAATAGTTAACTTTGAGACTTGGGATATATAGCAAAAGAATAACGTTCTTTTGACATTCAAATTATTAATAGGTTACACTTgtttttaataagataaattagTCAACGTATCCTTGGTCCAACTTTCTCACAAGAAGATCTCTCCGGTGATCAAttccaaaaccaagaaaaaaacaaatgcccGTGCTAACAAACAGGTTACCAAGCTGAGGCTAGACGATATTTTAACAATAGAGCGACAAAAATGCAAAGGAAGTGGTCTTGTTGAAAACCCTGCAATTGTACATGTTGAAGTCCTAACCTCCGTCTCATTTACCCTTTATATTTCCTATTCTCTCGTATATCAACATAAATCATAAAACCTACAAAgtaacaaactaaatttttctctTCCCACGCCTTCGACTGTCCAGATTATCCAAATCTAGTAGCcttgatgatgaagaagctgGCATTGGAGTTGATAAACCAACAGACTCTGGAATGTCGAGGTTGACTCCCATGGACTGGCTTTCCATAGCACGCTTGATATCAAGTTCATGAAACTGTTGAACTTCAATTCTTACCTTGTCGATCTGCTCATTGGAGGATACATGTAAAATAACAGGTAAGAGCTAGCAGATGGTCCAAAGTAAACCTTTTGTCatatatgtaattaattgtTGTCATATGAGCAAAATATGAGTCCAAATTAATTTACCAGTTCAATGTGGTGAATGGATGAATGTGCATCAGCAAGTTTTGTTTGCAGATCATCTAACTTTTTCTTTCGATATTCCTCATTCTCCATTTCATTCCCAATCTCTCCTAATCCTTTATACAAACCTGCAAGAGCAGTTGTGGTATAACCCAGATGAGATGATAACCAATAAACCGAATGAACTTGACAGGTATGGAATCATAAATCTCTCCAAAATAATCTAATCTAGTAGAAACAGGAGAGCTTGTTCTCCAAGACTAGCATTcttaaatcaacaaattaaaaacttttacaTAATTTAGTCTTAAAGGACTGCTAATCTCAACTAATTTAAGTATCAGTTACGGTTCAAAagaattgctatttgttttcaaagcaaaaaactTTCAAGATAAGTATAACTGAGGTCTTGCAGAATGGTCATGAGATTCAAAGTAGTATCATTTTTGGTTCAATTCCACCACCAGCGTTTTATTCCCTAACAGCCCTCTCCCCATAAATCcagaaggaaggaaagaaattTTACATCTTCAACACACATACTACATAACTGGCCATGGATTGCCACTTTATGACAGGCAAAGTATTAAAGAGTCAACAACATCCACATTGTCTGTCCATTCTAGTAACATACAGATAGAGAGTGGGAGATATATTGCACTTCAGAGCTGACTAGATCAAATCAAGAGCAAGGATTCAATGCAGAGAGCTATACCTGTCAGAACCGACAGCACCCAGATCTGAGTTGGGATATCATAAAGCTTCTTTGCCAGCGTAAGGGAAGATCTCAAGATCTCTCGGGCTTGTACAGTATCATGCAAAGCAAGAGCCAAATGTCCAAGGATTGTCAAATACTGTGCAATGAGTTGAAGGTTACCCATACTATTATGAGCAATCTGCAGGCCCTTGGCCAGCCGAGCTCTGCACGAACAATGTTATTTTAGCACAAGAGAAGAGAGATGGAAAAGCAAAATTTAAAGATGAACCTCGAAACCatttattgaaaagaataaaagtgttacacacacaccaaaaaaaagaaggcaggGGAGCAATATTTCTTAATCAATCTATATTTATACTTCTCCTAGCACCATTTAAGGTGTGCGTGCCTTCCTTTTCACAGTTCACACCAAAAATTTACTTctgttcctctctttttttcctgtgAATAAGTTCAACtctattgaaattttaaaaatatccagAAAACACTACATAGTTTAAGCATTCAGGTGTCATATCCTAAGATAAATTGTTCATTTCAATCTTCCATAGCACTTAGTTCTTGCATTGgataaagagagagaacaaaGCCTGGCATCCCcacaaaagaaggaaaatagCTTTTGGCAAAACACAACTTAGAAGGTAAAACTATTTTCTTCACTAACGATGACTTTATTAGCTACGTGTGGTTAAAGGATAGCATATAGATATAGGGATGTGGAATGGACAGGACATAAAAGCCATGAAAAATAATGGCCATATGCTATGCCAGCCAAACATCCTCCAGttcaaacaaaattttccaTAGTGAAGTTGTTAATAAGAGCCCAAGCATCTACCGTGCTTCCTCATATTCGTCCTGCCTCATCAATAAAAGGCCATAAGCAAAAAGAACACTTGCTTGCTCTCGAACTCCTACAAAAGAATCCTTCATTCTGTAAATTGGTCCAATCAAATCAAGTGCCTGCACCAAACaaactaaaatgtaaataagCTAAAGtattgaagaaatttattgcacttgaaatttaaattgctATCTACAAAAgtaacatcaacatcaacatcatcatcatcatcatcaacatcaacatcatcatcatcatcatcattaaagGAGACATTTAACCTGTGATGATGATTCAGCATCACCAATGCAGATGTAAGAGACAGCTGCATAAACTTGGCACATAGCTTGCATTGACTTGCTCCCTGTTAGCTGCACAAACAGCATATTTGAAACATTTGGTGGGTCATATGATAAAGATCTGCTTGTTAAGCATAATAAACATTTGCATATGCAATAACTAGCTTTTGCTGATTATAGCATTAGCTAAATAGAATGATGCTCATTCTATGATCCCTATGCATCATTCAGACCATCGAAGTTGAAATTGGTTAGTAGTGGACCAACTGTAGTGTGACAGTAACAGCAATACCTTTGCAGCTTCAATGTAATGAAAAGCTGCTTCACTATAACAGCCAACAGAATGAGCATACTGCCCTCGTAGCATCTCAATTATACTCTCACAGGCCTGTAAAATTGTTGGAAAGCGAATGAACCACTCTTTCATTTGCACCAATGCCTAACAACATAGAGATCATGATAAGTATTTTGTTTAATGAACAGCAAACCAACGCCATTGGTTTGTAAAGTATAAAAGGCCTGAAAACCAAAGAGCAGACTAAATCAAATTCTACTAGCTATTAAATAGTTGTGGTGGGTTAAAGTTCTGCTTATCAGTTGGAAAAAATAACCAATTACTAACTGGAATCACCAATTCAAAGAGAAATTCTCAGTTGTGAAAGCTGGCTTCTTACATGAGTGAGTGAACCAAAACATTTTAAGGTGAACTCAAAAGCAGAAAAATTCAATGCCTTAGTATAGGCACAAGTACGTTATACATTTGACTTGAGTGTCTTGTGTCTAACTGAATAAGTATATCCATTTAGTGTTATATCATATCATTGCCAGATATTGATAACTCCTCTACAGCACTATGTTTAACAAGATAGAATAAAGAACTAGTACAAAATAAGCAATGAAAACATTTTAGCCCTTTTATTTGATCATTCCTGTTCAAATATTGCATGATCAAGTTTATTAGTGAACTCAGCAACCCTACATAAGGGTATAAGCAACTGCACGAAAACACTAAATTAGACAAATAGAAAGATAATCTTGGAATATAGAAGGTCTTGTGCCCAAATACCACCCACCCCAAAGGGCCCAAACTCGCTTCTCCACATTCTcagacagagaaagagagagaggagtagGAGGTGAAAAACACACACTACATGATAAGCAATAGTACTGGAGGCACCACCCACCTACCTCTTGTGCTTCAACAAATTCAGATCTTGTGAGTTCCACGGCAACTTTGTTTTCAAGGAACTGCATTAAAAGCATTAGATACACACCAGCCATCCAAATGGCAGAGTGCTGCAAATCCACTTCTGCTCAACAGAAAATGCCAGAAAGCTCGTATAAGTGACCCAAAGGATGAAAGATACATCTTTTGAGCATCATGTAAGAATGAGACTAACCTCTAACACCATCAGTTATTCCAAGCTTCACCAACTCCACTGCAAGACAATAACTAATCATGTTTCTGACTAGCACACATGGTCAATACTTGAATTGTAAAATCTAGCATTATTTAAAACGCCAAAATCTCTCATACTGACTGTCAAATTTATAAGAAGTAGGAGCTGCAATTCATTGAGGCAAGCCTAGAATATTTACCACGCTAAAAATTTCAGACAAAGGAAAATCCAATGAAATGTTATGCAAGCCCCAAAAATGcttatcatattaaaaagaacTGTCAGAAGTGTGTGTCCACTTCAATTTAACCAAGGAAGTTTCGataattcaaaatgaaatatcAGTCTTAACTCAGATGGATGAGAACTGACACTAATACAGTAACATGATTTTTATACAATGcaactaaaaaaccaaaaagatgaaagaaatgaaattggtcttagttaaaaatattaaaccttGAATAGCACGCATCCCAGATTGAATCCGCTTTGCACACTCCTTAAAAAGTCCTCTTGGTCGACCAAATATGACCACCATAAGATCAACCAGAGCATAGACAGCACTTTTTGGCAACCATTCTCCATCAATGGGAGGTGGTGCCAACACAAGCTTCTCTTGCCATGGCCGTTTAGTATTTCCAAAATATGCAGGTTCCAGAGGTTGTTCAGCGGACCAATTCGTGTTGTTCATACTTGAGATACGATCTTGAATTTGAGCTTGCTTTGAAGACAGTAAGGACCTCTCTCTGTTGGGTAAGTCAGGCCTGGAAAGACTTTGATTTAAAGCATTGAGTTCATTGGTTAGTCTCTGTGCT
Coding sequences within:
- the LOC7494645 gene encoding sister chromatid cohesion protein SCC4 isoform X1 — encoded protein: MEAVAEGLWGLADYAEKKGEIGKAVKCLEAICQSHASFLPIVEVKTRLRISTLLLKHSHNVNQAKSHLERSQLLLKQIPSCFDLKFRTFSMLSQCYHLVGAIPPQKQTLLKALDLTASLPPEVSVRLWACNFNSQLANALIIEGDYHSAFSALESGFDSASQLCYPELQMFFATSVLHVHLMQWYDDNSVQSALRRCDDLWESLGPDRREHCLGLLFYNELLHIFYQLRVCDYKNANQHVDKLDAAMKADSHKMREAQRLTNELNALNQSLSRPDLPNRERSLLSSKQAQIQDRISSMNNTNWSAEQPLEPAYFGNTKRPWQEKLVLAPPPIDGEWLPKSAVYALVDLMVVIFGRPRGLFKECAKRIQSGMRAIQVELVKLGITDGVREVDLQHSAIWMAGVYLMLLMQFLENKVAVELTRSEFVEAQEALVQMKEWFIRFPTILQACESIIEMLRGQYAHSVGCYSEAAFHYIEAAKLTGSKSMQAMCQVYAAVSYICIGDAESSSQALDLIGPIYRMKDSFVGVREQASVLFAYGLLLMRQDEYEEARARLAKGLQIAHNSMGNLQLIAQYLTILGHLALALHDTVQAREILRSSLTLAKKLYDIPTQIWVLSVLTGLYKGLGEIGNEMENEEYRKKKLDDLQTKLADAHSSIHHIELIDKVRIEVQQFHELDIKRAMESQSMGVNLDIPESVGLSTPMPASSSSRLLDLDNLDSRRRGKRKI
- the LOC7494645 gene encoding sister chromatid cohesion protein SCC4 isoform X2 — encoded protein: MEAVAEGLWGLADYAEKKGEIGKAVKCLEAICQSHASFLPIVEVKTRLRISTLLLKHSHNVNQAKSHLERSQLLLKQIPSCFDLKFRTFSMLSQCYHLVGAIPPQKQTLLKALDLTASLPPEVSVRLWACNFNSQLANALIIEGDYHSAFSALESGFDSASQLCYPELQMFFATSVLHVHLMQWYDDNSVQSALRRCDDLWESLGPDRREHCLGLLFYNELLHIFYQLRVCDYKNANQHVDKLDAAMKADSHKMREAQRLTNELNALNQSLSRPDLPNRERSLLSSKQAQIQDRISSMNNTNWSAEQPLEPAYFGNTKRPWQEKLVLAPPPIDGEWLPKSAVYALVDLMVVIFGRPRGLFKECAKRIQSGMRAIQVELVKLGITDGVREVDLQHSAIWMAGVYLMLLMQFLENKVAVELTRSEFVEAQEACESIIEMLRGQYAHSVGCYSEAAFHYIEAAKLTGSKSMQAMCQVYAAVSYICIGDAESSSQALDLIGPIYRMKDSFVGVREQASVLFAYGLLLMRQDEYEEARARLAKGLQIAHNSMGNLQLIAQYLTILGHLALALHDTVQAREILRSSLTLAKKLYDIPTQIWVLSVLTGLYKGLGEIGNEMENEEYRKKKLDDLQTKLADAHSSIHHIELIDKVRIEVQQFHELDIKRAMESQSMGVNLDIPESVGLSTPMPASSSSRLLDLDNLDSRRRGKRKI